A part of Myxococcus landrumus genomic DNA contains:
- a CDS encoding DNA polymerase domain-containing protein, translating into MRGMVEDEWLWGWDATPGIVSVWAEPDGRAFVWRRLPDTGALVREDVRFRPWLVLSTLEDLAHLGSRLRPEREGPAPRCVTYQELSGPGALRYLIRAEDGRALVSDVLQGVSRRLGQVFTNLRDVSPGLVLSLPPEDQYLTASGRTYFRGLSFDALHRLQFDLETTGLDPAKDRIFLIAVKGPRGDAETLEAHGEGDAAEADLLRRFVERVRVLDPDVIENHNLHGFDLPFVARRAKHLGVVLALGRAGTPGLRHRPSARGSALGRGAERNADAMRRARYTVPGREFIDTLDAVLRHDFSARDLPGHGLKAVARHFGIAGPAREYIPGAKVYEVFGTDPERVRRYARDDVGEAEGIARLLGGAAFALARMAPRRYERLADAGAATGVLDPLLVRAYLRSGVALPAHEEGDGTTHNGAALHLFATGVARRVVKADVASLYPSLMREYRIGPKRDRLGALLALVDRLVEQRLAAKKRGRSAPPGSAERHENEALSAAMKLVVNSAYGYLGAVGLTRFADVHAANEVTRRGRAVLALLCRELARRGVTLLEADTDGVYFAVPEDWREEDERRVVSEVAALLPRLVQLEFEGRYAVMLSHEPKNYALQSYDGTLHLKGVAFRSSRAEPFGETFLRKALRCLLAGDLQAVRETYVTTVMALRRRQVPTSEVAANVRLTKDSTQYGAVRERRRELAYEALLSSGRKTWASGEHIRVYRAVGGRAGLLPEREPDDEGSSPLSGAEDPRDYDAEYYVRLLKETFAARLERGVTRADFTTLFEDPGQPSLFAPSLADSRPILTVVAPPPDDALAEETSSPSAPAER; encoded by the coding sequence ATGCGGGGCATGGTGGAGGACGAGTGGCTGTGGGGTTGGGACGCGACGCCGGGCATCGTCTCGGTGTGGGCGGAGCCCGACGGCCGCGCCTTCGTGTGGAGACGGTTGCCGGACACCGGGGCGCTGGTGCGCGAGGACGTGCGCTTCCGGCCGTGGTTGGTGCTGTCCACGCTGGAGGACCTGGCGCACCTGGGGTCCCGGCTGCGGCCGGAGCGTGAGGGGCCGGCGCCGCGCTGCGTGACGTACCAGGAGCTGTCCGGGCCGGGGGCGCTGCGCTACCTGATTCGCGCGGAGGATGGACGCGCGTTGGTGTCGGACGTGCTGCAGGGCGTGTCGCGGCGGCTGGGGCAGGTGTTCACGAACCTGCGGGACGTGAGCCCGGGCCTGGTGCTGTCGCTGCCGCCCGAGGACCAGTACCTGACGGCGTCGGGGCGGACGTACTTCCGGGGGCTCTCGTTCGATGCGCTGCACCGGCTGCAGTTCGACCTGGAGACGACGGGGCTGGACCCGGCGAAGGACCGCATCTTCCTCATCGCGGTGAAGGGGCCTCGCGGTGACGCGGAGACCCTGGAGGCGCACGGCGAGGGGGACGCGGCGGAGGCGGACCTGCTGCGCCGCTTCGTCGAGCGGGTGCGGGTGCTGGACCCGGACGTCATCGAGAACCACAACCTGCACGGCTTCGACCTGCCATTCGTCGCGAGGCGCGCGAAGCACCTGGGCGTGGTGCTGGCGCTGGGGCGAGCGGGGACGCCGGGCTTGAGGCACCGGCCGTCGGCGCGAGGCTCGGCGTTGGGGCGCGGGGCGGAGCGCAACGCGGACGCGATGCGGCGCGCGCGCTACACGGTGCCGGGGCGCGAGTTCATCGACACGCTGGATGCGGTGTTGCGGCACGACTTCTCCGCGAGGGACTTGCCGGGCCATGGGCTCAAGGCGGTGGCGCGGCACTTCGGCATCGCGGGGCCCGCGCGCGAGTACATCCCCGGCGCGAAGGTGTACGAGGTCTTCGGCACGGACCCGGAGCGGGTGCGGCGCTACGCGCGGGACGACGTGGGCGAGGCGGAGGGCATCGCGCGGCTGCTGGGCGGCGCGGCCTTCGCGTTGGCGCGCATGGCGCCCCGGCGCTACGAGCGGCTGGCGGACGCGGGCGCGGCCACGGGCGTGTTGGACCCGCTGCTGGTGCGCGCGTACCTGCGCTCGGGTGTGGCGCTTCCCGCGCACGAGGAAGGGGACGGCACGACACACAACGGGGCGGCGCTGCACCTGTTCGCCACGGGCGTGGCCCGGCGCGTGGTGAAGGCGGACGTGGCCAGCCTGTATCCGTCGCTGATGCGCGAGTACCGCATCGGCCCCAAGCGCGACAGGTTGGGAGCGCTCCTGGCGCTGGTGGACCGGTTGGTGGAGCAGCGGCTGGCGGCGAAGAAGCGGGGGCGCTCGGCGCCGCCGGGTTCGGCGGAGCGGCATGAGAATGAGGCGCTCTCCGCGGCGATGAAGCTCGTCGTGAACTCGGCCTATGGCTACCTGGGCGCGGTGGGGCTGACACGCTTCGCGGACGTCCACGCGGCCAACGAGGTGACGCGGCGCGGGCGCGCGGTGCTGGCGCTGTTGTGCCGGGAGCTCGCGCGCCGGGGCGTCACGCTGCTGGAGGCGGACACGGACGGCGTGTACTTCGCGGTGCCGGAGGACTGGCGCGAGGAGGATGAGCGCCGGGTGGTGTCGGAGGTCGCCGCGCTCCTGCCTCGTCTCGTGCAACTGGAGTTCGAGGGGCGCTATGCGGTGATGCTGTCGCACGAACCGAAGAACTACGCGCTGCAGTCCTATGACGGGACGCTGCACCTCAAGGGCGTGGCGTTCCGCTCCAGCCGCGCGGAGCCCTTCGGAGAGACCTTCCTGCGCAAGGCCCTGCGCTGCCTCCTGGCGGGAGACCTCCAGGCGGTGCGGGAGACGTACGTCACCACGGTGATGGCGCTGCGCAGGCGGCAGGTGCCCACCTCGGAGGTGGCGGCGAACGTGCGGCTGACGAAGGACTCCACGCAGTATGGCGCCGTGCGCGAGCGGCGGCGGGAACTGGCCTATGAGGCCCTGCTCTCCTCGGGGCGGAAGACCTGGGCCTCGGGTGAACACATCCGCGTCTATCGCGCGGTGGGTGGACGCGCGGGCCTGTTGCCCGAGCGCGAGCCCGATGACGAGGGGAGCTCGCCCTTGTCCGGAGCCGAGGACCCGCGTGACTACGATGCGGAGTACTACGTGCGGCTCTTGAAGGAGACCTTCGCCGCGCGCCTCGAGCGCGGCGTGACGCGCGCTGACTTCACCACCCTCTTCGAGGACCCGGGCCAGCCGTCGCTCTTCGCGCCGTCGCTCGCGGACTCGCGCCCCATCCTCACGGTGGTGGCGCCGCCTCCGGATGACGCGCTGGCCGAGGAGACGTCCTCGCCCTCCGCTCCGGCGGAGCGCTAG
- a CDS encoding ABC transporter permease/M1 family aminopeptidase, giving the protein MLRGILHFEWRYHTRQAVFFASLVIFAAMGFALVGTGYGGDNVQLNSPHSVAQSLGLLSLTSLFVLGIFCAATVQRDAEHGMTELLYTTSVTQRDYLLGRYLGALLATLAVFAVATLALMVAPYVLAVPPERVAPPSVGRYLWALLVVVTPNVVFAASLLFAISALSRSRLASYVGGVFVYALYLVGSMWAESPIMAGTAPQSAESLSRAALLDPFGLSALFELSRYWPEAERNTRFVPLTGNFLWNRLLWLGVAVAVLGFVHWRFSFRASAVKPRKEKHAEAPVSQGSASYRPVEVGTPRGRSAWAVFASAARLELRHVLRSWPFLALLALWVFVVGMEIVTGAGRGEAGTYRIPTTGRVLESIWMPLSQVGTLVVIYFGAELVWRERMARFEALLDATPASSVFFFASKLAAMGALVGVMTAVPIALGVAFQLVRGQLALEPRLYLSLFYFQGLPLVLFAVAVLFIQTVSPHRYVGMVLSLLLSLVASQGASLGLEHPMTRFGAAPDVSHSDLDGFGPMAASFTAFMVYWSAFAGLLALVTWGLWRRGMGARWSARLRALPGEWGRAGRYGAVACGGVFVLAGGLIVRDTWGLGTYQSRDASLAWRERYERTYKVLEPLPLPSIVAVTSRMDLFPEARRYRATGTYRLENQTREPLDTLWVAVPPTARPVSLSLKGGEQVAHDEEFGMFHFRLQPPLPPGGVSELTFDVTREERGVRATGFELSLVENGSFILNDEVFPTLGYRRGHELGNPEERRERGLPEQPRMPLLDESGRTPVVRAPVWHTLDLMVSTSGDQTAVAPGTLRKQWREDGRSYFHYVVDRPMTPKFALVSARYAVEKTRHQGVDVEVYYHPAHAYNVKAMVEATTRSLDDFGARFHRYPDEQLRIVEIPSSWSFGALAMRQVIYFVEDRGFLTDMRHSDAVDLVTRRTAHEVAHQWWGHMLDPATVEGATMLVESLTKYAEQRILAGLHGEHSLVRELAFDRDRYLAGRAGESTQEPGLYKGTGQSYLYYGKGALVMNALRDLLGEAKLDAALRRLLNAPGRESSVTTLDLLNALHAEATTGQHVLIDQWMKEVVLYDLKVESATVEALPDGRFQVTARVATSKRAVRGGEDVLLPMDEALDVAVYTSSPRDGVVEDNLLHVQRHRFQGASTEVSFTVEKRPTHVGIDPFILRIERERGDNFQKLSPRVSASAAR; this is encoded by the coding sequence ATGCTCCGGGGAATCCTCCACTTCGAGTGGCGCTATCACACGCGCCAGGCCGTCTTCTTCGCCTCGCTGGTCATCTTCGCCGCGATGGGCTTCGCGCTGGTCGGCACGGGCTACGGCGGCGACAACGTCCAGCTCAACTCGCCCCACAGCGTCGCGCAGTCACTGGGGCTCCTGTCGCTCACGTCCCTCTTCGTGCTGGGCATCTTCTGCGCGGCCACCGTGCAGCGCGACGCCGAGCACGGCATGACGGAGCTGCTCTACACCACGTCCGTCACCCAGCGGGACTACCTGCTGGGCCGCTACCTGGGCGCGCTGCTCGCGACGCTCGCCGTGTTCGCCGTGGCGACGCTGGCGCTGATGGTGGCCCCGTACGTCCTGGCGGTGCCCCCGGAGCGCGTGGCTCCGCCGAGCGTGGGCCGCTACCTCTGGGCGCTCCTCGTCGTCGTCACGCCCAATGTGGTGTTCGCCGCGTCGCTGCTGTTCGCCATCTCCGCGCTGTCGCGCAGCCGGCTGGCCAGCTACGTCGGCGGCGTCTTCGTGTACGCGCTGTACCTGGTGGGCTCCATGTGGGCGGAGTCGCCCATCATGGCGGGGACCGCGCCGCAGTCAGCGGAGTCGCTGTCGCGCGCCGCGCTCCTGGACCCCTTCGGCCTGTCCGCGCTGTTCGAGCTGTCGCGCTACTGGCCGGAGGCCGAGCGCAACACCCGGTTCGTCCCGCTGACGGGGAACTTCCTCTGGAACCGGCTCCTGTGGCTGGGCGTCGCCGTGGCGGTGCTCGGCTTCGTGCACTGGCGCTTCTCCTTCCGCGCCTCGGCGGTGAAGCCTCGGAAGGAGAAGCACGCGGAGGCGCCCGTCTCGCAGGGGAGTGCGTCATACCGTCCCGTCGAGGTGGGCACGCCCCGGGGCCGCTCGGCGTGGGCGGTGTTCGCGTCAGCGGCGCGGCTGGAGTTGCGGCACGTGCTGCGCAGCTGGCCCTTCCTGGCGCTCCTGGCGCTGTGGGTCTTCGTCGTGGGGATGGAAATCGTGACGGGCGCGGGGCGCGGGGAGGCCGGCACCTACCGCATCCCCACCACGGGCCGCGTGCTGGAGAGCATCTGGATGCCGCTGTCCCAGGTCGGCACCCTGGTGGTCATCTACTTCGGCGCGGAGCTGGTCTGGCGCGAGCGGATGGCGCGCTTCGAGGCACTGCTCGACGCGACACCCGCCTCCAGCGTCTTCTTCTTCGCCTCCAAGCTGGCCGCGATGGGGGCGCTGGTGGGCGTGATGACCGCGGTCCCCATCGCGCTGGGCGTGGCCTTCCAACTGGTGCGCGGCCAGCTCGCCCTGGAGCCGAGGCTCTACCTGTCGCTGTTCTACTTCCAGGGGCTCCCGCTGGTGCTCTTCGCGGTGGCGGTGCTGTTCATCCAGACGGTGAGCCCTCACCGCTACGTGGGCATGGTGCTGTCGCTCCTGCTGTCCCTCGTCGCGAGCCAGGGCGCATCCCTGGGTCTGGAGCACCCGATGACCCGCTTCGGCGCGGCGCCGGACGTGTCCCATTCGGACCTGGATGGCTTTGGCCCCATGGCCGCGTCCTTCACGGCGTTCATGGTGTACTGGAGCGCCTTCGCGGGGCTGCTGGCGCTGGTGACGTGGGGCCTGTGGCGGCGGGGAATGGGCGCTCGCTGGAGCGCGCGGCTGCGGGCGTTGCCCGGGGAATGGGGACGCGCGGGGCGGTATGGCGCGGTGGCCTGCGGAGGAGTGTTCGTGCTCGCCGGAGGGCTCATCGTCCGCGACACGTGGGGCCTGGGCACCTACCAGTCCCGCGACGCTTCGCTGGCGTGGCGCGAGCGCTACGAGCGGACGTACAAGGTCCTCGAGCCGCTCCCGCTGCCGAGCATCGTCGCGGTGACGTCGCGCATGGACCTCTTCCCGGAGGCCCGGCGCTACCGCGCCACGGGGACGTACCGGCTGGAGAACCAGACGCGCGAGCCCCTGGACACGCTGTGGGTCGCGGTGCCTCCGACGGCGAGGCCCGTGTCGCTCTCGCTGAAGGGCGGCGAGCAGGTGGCGCATGACGAGGAGTTCGGCATGTTCCACTTCCGGCTCCAGCCGCCGCTGCCTCCCGGAGGCGTGTCCGAGTTGACGTTCGACGTCACGCGTGAAGAGCGGGGCGTGCGAGCCACGGGCTTCGAGCTGTCCCTGGTGGAGAACGGCTCCTTCATCCTGAACGATGAGGTGTTCCCCACGCTGGGCTACCGCCGGGGCCATGAGCTGGGCAACCCGGAGGAGCGGCGCGAGCGGGGCTTGCCGGAGCAGCCCCGGATGCCCCTGCTCGACGAGAGTGGCAGGACGCCCGTGGTCCGGGCTCCGGTGTGGCACACCCTGGACCTGATGGTGTCCACGTCGGGCGACCAGACGGCGGTGGCTCCTGGGACGCTGCGCAAGCAGTGGCGCGAGGACGGGCGGAGCTACTTCCACTACGTCGTGGACCGGCCCATGACGCCGAAGTTCGCCCTCGTCTCGGCGCGCTACGCGGTGGAGAAGACGCGGCACCAGGGCGTGGACGTGGAGGTCTATTACCATCCCGCGCACGCCTACAACGTGAAGGCCATGGTGGAGGCCACCACGCGCTCGCTCGACGACTTCGGCGCGCGCTTCCACCGCTACCCGGACGAGCAGCTCCGAATCGTGGAGATTCCCTCGTCCTGGAGCTTCGGCGCGCTGGCGATGCGGCAGGTCATCTACTTCGTGGAGGACCGGGGCTTCCTCACCGACATGCGGCACTCGGACGCGGTGGACCTGGTGACCCGGCGCACGGCGCACGAGGTGGCCCACCAGTGGTGGGGCCACATGCTGGACCCGGCCACCGTCGAGGGCGCGACGATGCTGGTGGAGTCGTTGACCAAGTACGCCGAGCAGCGAATCCTCGCGGGCCTGCACGGCGAGCACTCGCTGGTGCGCGAGCTGGCGTTCGACCGGGACCGCTACCTCGCGGGACGCGCGGGGGAGTCGACCCAGGAGCCGGGGCTCTACAAGGGCACGGGCCAGTCGTACCTGTACTACGGCAAGGGCGCGCTGGTGATGAACGCGCTGCGGGACTTGCTGGGCGAGGCGAAGCTGGACGCGGCGCTGCGGCGCCTCTTGAACGCGCCGGGGCGGGAGAGCTCCGTGACGACGCTGGACCTGCTGAACGCGCTGCACGCGGAGGCCACCACCGGCCAGCACGTCCTCATCGACCAGTGGATGAAGGAGGTCGTGCTCTACGACTTGAAGGTGGAGTCCGCCACGGTGGAGGCGCTGCCGGACGGGCGCTTCCAGGTGACGGCCCGTGTGGCCACATCCAAGCGGGCCGTACGTGGCGGCGAGGACGTCCTCCTGCCCATGGACGAGGCGCTGGACGTCGCCGTCTACACGAGCTCACCGCGCGACGGCGTCGTGGAGGACAACCTGCTGCACGTGCAGCGGCATCGCTTCCAGGGCGCGTCCACGGAGGTGTCCTTCACCGTGGAGAAGCGGCCGACCCATGTGGGCATCGACCCGTTCATCCTGCGCATCGAGCGCGAACGCGGCGACAACTTCCAGAAGCTGTCGCCGCGCGTGTCAGCCTCCGCGGCGCGTTAG
- a CDS encoding helix-turn-helix transcriptional regulator has protein sequence MQRTERLFALAEYLRGRRTGVTAETLAERFGVTVRTIYRDLDSLRDASMPVAAERGRGGGYALDRSYSLPPVNFTAREAALLVALGRFAIDMRLLPFTGTLESALDKVRSALSTSAQRELLDRLKELSFLGVPSLPSKASVRAAIERAWFEQQILRITYVDGNFLETTREVRILSVVMDRHETRLDAQDVKGGERRPYRLDRIIQAEVVRPFDP, from the coding sequence ATGCAACGCACCGAGCGGCTCTTCGCACTCGCTGAGTACCTGAGGGGCCGCCGCACGGGAGTCACAGCGGAGACCCTGGCGGAGCGCTTCGGCGTCACCGTGCGCACCATCTACCGCGACCTCGACTCCTTGCGCGATGCGTCAATGCCAGTCGCCGCGGAGCGGGGCCGAGGGGGTGGCTATGCATTGGACCGCAGCTACAGCCTGCCGCCGGTGAACTTCACCGCGCGCGAGGCCGCACTGTTGGTCGCACTGGGGCGCTTCGCCATCGACATGCGGCTGCTCCCCTTCACCGGCACGCTGGAGTCCGCGCTGGACAAGGTGCGCTCGGCCCTCTCCACGTCCGCCCAGCGAGAGCTGTTGGACCGGCTCAAGGAGCTGTCATTCCTGGGCGTGCCCTCGCTGCCCAGCAAGGCCTCGGTGCGAGCAGCCATCGAGCGCGCCTGGTTCGAGCAGCAGATCCTCCGCATCACCTATGTGGACGGCAATTTCCTGGAAACCACGCGAGAGGTCCGCATCCTCTCCGTGGTGATGGACCGCCACGAGACGCGCCTGGATGCACAGGACGTGAAGGGCGGCGAGCGGCGACCGTACCGGCTGGACCGCATCATCCAGGCCGAAGTCGTCCGCCCCTTCGACCCCTGA
- a CDS encoding long-chain fatty acid--CoA ligase gives MEKPWLKHYPPGVPAEIDIQQYPSLTHLMEEAFAKYADRPAFKCMGKSITYRELDALSRRVGAWLQSRGLERGATVAVMMPNVLQYPVCIAAILRAGYVVVNVNPLYTPRELEHQLKDSGAQAIFILENFATTLEQVLDKTPVRHVVVATMGDLMGALKGTLVNFVVRKVKKMVPAYNLPRAVSFKQVLAEGGKRTLNPVASKHDDVAFLQYTGGTTGVSKGATLLHRNAIANVLQVEAFLDPAMRGRNIAQLNIVCALPMYHIFALTVCGLMGIRLGAMNILIPNPRDIPGFIKTLSEQKFHILPAVNTLYNALANHPDFKNLDFSELMICNGGGMAVQRAVAEKWFAITRVPIIEGYGLSETSPVATSNLPTATEYSGTIGLPIPSTEIAIRDDDGNPVPMGQPGEICIRGPQVMVGYWNRPDETAKVMFADGFFRSGDIGVMDERGQTTIVDRKKDMILVSGFNVYPNEVEGVVAMHPGVLEVAAVGIPDEHSGEVVKLFVVKKDPSLTEAQLMDFCREQLTGYKRPKKIEFRTELPKTNVGKILRRELRDKKVA, from the coding sequence ATGGAGAAGCCCTGGTTGAAGCACTACCCGCCCGGAGTTCCGGCGGAGATTGATATCCAGCAGTACCCGTCGCTGACGCACCTGATGGAGGAAGCCTTCGCCAAGTACGCGGATCGGCCCGCGTTCAAGTGCATGGGCAAGAGCATCACCTACCGCGAGCTGGACGCGCTGTCGCGGCGCGTTGGCGCGTGGCTTCAATCGCGGGGCCTGGAGCGGGGCGCCACCGTCGCGGTGATGATGCCCAATGTGTTGCAGTACCCGGTCTGCATCGCGGCGATTCTGCGCGCGGGCTACGTGGTGGTGAACGTCAACCCGCTCTACACGCCGCGCGAGCTGGAGCACCAGCTCAAGGACAGCGGGGCCCAGGCCATCTTCATCCTGGAGAACTTCGCCACCACGCTCGAGCAGGTGCTGGACAAGACGCCGGTGCGCCACGTCGTCGTGGCGACCATGGGTGACCTGATGGGGGCCTTGAAGGGCACCCTGGTCAACTTCGTGGTGCGCAAGGTGAAGAAGATGGTGCCGGCGTACAACCTGCCGCGCGCCGTGAGCTTCAAGCAGGTGCTGGCGGAGGGCGGCAAGCGCACGCTCAACCCGGTGGCCTCCAAGCACGACGACGTCGCCTTCCTGCAGTACACGGGCGGCACGACGGGCGTCTCCAAGGGCGCCACGCTGCTGCACCGCAACGCCATCGCCAACGTGCTCCAGGTGGAGGCGTTCCTGGACCCGGCGATGCGCGGGCGCAACATCGCGCAGCTGAACATCGTCTGCGCGCTGCCGATGTACCACATCTTCGCGCTGACCGTCTGTGGGCTGATGGGCATCCGCCTGGGCGCGATGAACATCCTCATCCCCAACCCGCGCGACATCCCGGGCTTCATCAAGACGCTGTCGGAGCAGAAGTTCCACATCCTCCCGGCCGTCAACACGCTCTACAACGCGCTGGCCAACCACCCCGACTTCAAGAACCTCGACTTCTCCGAGCTGATGATTTGCAACGGCGGCGGCATGGCCGTGCAGCGCGCGGTGGCGGAGAAGTGGTTCGCCATCACCCGCGTGCCCATCATCGAGGGGTACGGCCTGTCGGAGACGTCTCCGGTGGCCACCAGCAACCTGCCCACCGCGACGGAGTACTCGGGCACCATCGGCCTGCCGATTCCCTCCACGGAAATCGCCATCCGCGACGACGACGGCAATCCAGTTCCCATGGGTCAGCCGGGCGAAATCTGTATCCGCGGTCCGCAGGTGATGGTGGGCTACTGGAATCGTCCAGACGAGACGGCCAAGGTGATGTTCGCCGACGGCTTCTTCCGCTCTGGCGACATCGGCGTCATGGACGAGCGCGGGCAGACCACCATCGTCGACCGCAAGAAGGACATGATTCTGGTGTCCGGCTTCAACGTCTACCCGAACGAGGTCGAGGGTGTGGTGGCCATGCACCCCGGCGTGCTCGAGGTGGCGGCCGTGGGCATCCCCGACGAGCACTCCGGCGAGGTGGTGAAGCTCTTCGTGGTGAAGAAGGACCCGTCGCTCACGGAGGCCCAGCTCATGGACTTCTGCCGTGAGCAGCTCACCGGCTACAAGCGGCCCAAGAAGATTGAGTTCCGCACGGAGCTGCCCAAGACGAACGTGGGCAAGATTCTCCGCCGCGAGCTGCGCGACAAGAAGGTCGCCTGA